In Papio anubis isolate 15944 unplaced genomic scaffold, Panubis1.0 scaffold428, whole genome shotgun sequence, the following proteins share a genomic window:
- the LOC100998748 gene encoding hsc70-interacting protein-like — protein sequence MDSRKVNELRAFVKMCKQDLSVLHTEEMRFLREWVESMGGKVPPATQKAKSEENTKEEKPDSKKVEEDLKADEPSSEESDLEIDKEGVIEPDTDSPQEMGDENAEITEEMMDQANDKKLAAIEALNDGELQKAIDLFTDAIKLNPCLAVVYAKRASVFVKLQKPNAAIRDCDRAIEINPDSAQPYKWRGKAHRPLGHWEEAAHDLALACKLDYDEDAIAMLKEVQPRAQKIAGHQREYERKHEEREIKERIEQVKKAREEHEGTQREEEARRQSGAQYGSFPGGLPGGMPGSFPRGMPGMGGAVPGMAGMPGLNEILSDPEVLAAMQDPEVMVAFQDVAQNPANMSEYQSNPKVMNLISKLSAKFRGQV from the exons ATGGACTCCCGCAAAGTGAACGAGCTTCGGGCCTTTGTGAAAATGTGTAAGCAGGATCTGAGCGTTCTGCACACCGAGGAAATGCGCTTCCTGAGAGAGTGGGTGGAGAGCATGGGGGGTAAAGTACCACCTGCTACTCAGAAAgctaaatcagaagaaaataccaAGGAAGAAAAACCTGATAGTAAGAAGGTGGAGGAAGACTTAAAGGCAGACGAACCATCAAGTGAGGAAAGTGATCTAGAAATTGATAAAGAAGGTGTGATTGAACCAGACACTGATTCTCCTCAAGAAATGGGAGATGAAAATGCAGAGATAACGGAGGAGATGATGGATCAGGCAAATGATAAAAAACTGGCTGCTATTGAAGCCCTAAATGATGGTGAGCTCCAGAAAGCCATTGACTTATTTACAGATGCCATCAAGCTGAATCCTTGCTTGGCCGTTGTGTATGCCAAGAGGGCCAGTGTCTTCGTCAAATTACAGAAGCCAAATGCTGCTATCCGAGACTGTGACAGAGCCATTGAGATAAACCCTGATTCAGCTCAGCCTTACAAGTGGCGAGGGAAAGCACACAGACCTCTAGGCCACTGGGAAGAAGCAGCCCATGATCTTGCCCTTGCCTGTAAATTGGATTATGATGAAGATGCTATTGCAATGCTGAAAGAAGTTCAACCTAGGGCACAGAAAATTGCAGGACATCAGAGAGAGTATGAACGAAAACATGAAGAGCGAGAGATCAAAGAAAGAATAGAACAAGTTAAGAAGGCTCGAGAAGAGCATGAGGGAACCCAGAGGGAGGAAGAAGCCAGACGACAGTCAGGAGCTCAGTATGGCTCTTTTCCAGGTGGCCTTCCTGGGGGAATGCCTGGTAGTTTTCCCAGAGGAATGCCTGGAATGGGAGGGGCCGTACCTGGAATGGCTGGAATGCCTGGACtcaatgaa atTCTTAGTGATCCAGAGGTTCTTGCAGCCATGCAGGATCCAGAAGTTATGGTGGCCTTCCAGGATGTGGCTCAGAACCCAGCAAATATGTCAGAATACCAGAGCAACCCAAAGGTTATGAATCTCATCAGTAAATTGTCAGCCAAATTTAGAGGTCAAGTGTAA